From a region of the uncultured Draconibacterium sp. genome:
- a CDS encoding two-component regulator propeller domain-containing protein, whose product MNLLKYILLFTILFYVGSALANININEDRYARFSSLTTKDGLCGDYILDILQDNKGFIWIATRTGLTRYDGYHFVNFTHSTDDSLSISSNYVQCLAADKEGTLWVGTKNGLNKYDDKTGTFSVWTGTDKEKSVPSNRYIRKILPDSNAVLWVETVDGVLNKINTKTGKVLYYPHHQVTQEYYSYHCLFKDSDGDIWVGNRGKGPYRFNPESGNIRLIKADPTRKDKKRDPEVAYVIEDSKNRFWVGSIDGFWRFYKDTETFERIIPMSSFHCIEDRNGVLWLSGGNGVYRFDADTNSAVLYSNNESDPHSLINNSVNALFEDRDGNIWIGTNDGISVFSKSDNEIQYIRRLTDSDNTLNSNSISSVLEDNEGHIWFGTQKKGLSKWNSKTDTFTNFQYKKGDNSSLASNNVSALYQDKKNNIWIGLWQGVGFNKYDPLTNTFKKYSCDPDSYKKDWYNSFIEDNEGRFMAGLWGANGIHFFSRKDEKFLPYNFNAHSTPMNYPLTGLVLDGQTIWTGHNNVIYQYHITLDSFSVFHGNDPEPKGEEELGDFNYFRNFHKTIKVDDKLYFATTNGLLATTSTNKQFEELITNTEITAFTKNNGDDILWLGTNKGFGVLTQKNDFKLIQVNSDKNSPLWQKNIINLKEINGKVYVATNLGLLIYDPLSDSFLKSGINSEIHLFNTKVNAIVSYGQEIIVGTDNNLIKINEANNQIELDTLLQGLMINDILTEASHNNLILGTNKGIYCFSNGIFKPIENTTQFNILDITTDNDGRLWAGTNKGLLSVSADCTELQLHNQPGKYCLSSHLVSFLANDSNGNIWAGTTNNGLNRINSKTLTVEHYYQTFKNTGRYAEQKASVFLQQKNGTIWAGGERLHRFNPEANKFVPIPENDFPYKEILSLEEDDNEYLWIGTSDGLVLFNTRTNNAQLFSYLHGLPNFDFSGGSLKLSSGNLLFAGKKGAIIFNPESLSKNTVSNKIAITGATVFGTRIFFSANNESPIKLKYNQNFFTLEFSTMQFSGLKHEYQYMLEGVDPGWVETKDNSASYTNIQPGSYAFKIKSNIGDQEVNTFYLTIRPPFWKTWWFILITIGLASGFIAYWISTLTKKQKTEEQRIILEHKLLQLQMNPHFIFNVLIAIQSFIYRNDTYESGLYLSKFAKLMRIFLQNSRNEWITLAKEIESLQYYLNLQQLRIEGKFEYTVECKNIPDPDYIQIPPMIIQPFVENSIEHGLANLPYPGLIQISFETKESCLEAIIRDNGNGYYPKKGKAKTHESMATEIIQKRIEILNNKKCKTGLTIHNINNEGETGTEVMIRFPYKEEF is encoded by the coding sequence TTGAATCTTCTGAAATATATATTACTGTTTACGATTCTTTTTTATGTTGGCTCTGCACTGGCAAACATTAACATAAACGAAGACCGTTATGCACGTTTTTCATCGCTAACTACTAAAGATGGATTATGTGGCGATTATATTTTGGATATTCTGCAAGACAATAAAGGTTTTATCTGGATTGCCACACGAACCGGCCTGACCCGTTACGATGGCTACCACTTTGTAAACTTCACTCATTCAACCGATGATTCCTTATCCATTTCAAGCAACTACGTTCAATGCCTGGCAGCCGACAAAGAAGGAACCTTATGGGTGGGCACAAAAAACGGCTTAAACAAATACGACGATAAAACAGGAACGTTCAGCGTTTGGACCGGAACCGACAAAGAGAAATCCGTTCCGAGCAATCGTTATATTCGGAAAATTTTACCCGATTCAAACGCTGTTTTGTGGGTAGAAACTGTTGATGGCGTTCTGAATAAAATTAATACCAAAACCGGAAAAGTTCTGTATTATCCACATCATCAAGTTACGCAGGAGTATTATTCTTATCACTGCCTATTTAAAGATTCTGATGGAGACATTTGGGTAGGGAACCGTGGGAAAGGTCCATATCGTTTTAATCCTGAATCGGGTAATATTCGCTTAATAAAAGCCGATCCTACCCGAAAAGACAAAAAACGCGATCCGGAAGTAGCCTATGTAATTGAAGACTCAAAAAATAGGTTTTGGGTGGGATCGATTGACGGCTTTTGGCGTTTTTACAAAGACACAGAAACATTTGAACGAATTATCCCGATGTCGTCATTTCATTGTATTGAAGACCGGAACGGAGTTTTATGGTTAAGTGGTGGAAATGGTGTTTACCGTTTTGATGCCGATACCAACAGCGCCGTTTTATATTCCAATAATGAAAGCGATCCCCATTCCCTGATTAATAATTCTGTTAATGCCTTGTTTGAAGATAGGGACGGAAACATTTGGATAGGAACAAACGATGGTATTTCTGTTTTTTCAAAATCGGATAATGAAATTCAGTATATCCGCCGGCTCACAGATTCTGATAACACATTAAATTCGAATTCTATTTCTTCCGTTTTAGAAGATAACGAGGGACATATTTGGTTTGGTACGCAAAAAAAAGGCCTCAGCAAATGGAATTCCAAAACCGATACTTTTACCAACTTTCAATACAAAAAAGGAGACAACAGCTCGCTGGCCTCAAACAATGTTTCAGCACTTTATCAGGATAAGAAAAATAACATTTGGATTGGCTTGTGGCAAGGTGTTGGATTTAATAAATACGACCCACTGACTAATACCTTTAAAAAGTATAGCTGCGATCCGGATTCGTATAAAAAAGATTGGTACAATTCTTTTATTGAAGACAATGAAGGACGATTTATGGCCGGACTATGGGGAGCTAACGGAATTCATTTTTTTAGCCGGAAAGATGAAAAGTTCCTTCCATACAATTTTAACGCCCACAGCACCCCAATGAATTATCCACTTACGGGGTTAGTATTGGATGGGCAAACCATTTGGACAGGCCACAATAATGTTATATACCAATATCATATTACGCTCGATTCGTTTTCGGTTTTCCATGGAAACGACCCGGAACCAAAAGGGGAAGAAGAATTGGGTGATTTTAATTACTTCCGAAATTTTCATAAAACGATAAAGGTTGATGACAAACTATATTTTGCCACAACAAATGGTTTACTGGCAACCACCAGCACAAATAAACAGTTTGAAGAACTAATCACTAACACGGAAATAACTGCCTTTACTAAAAATAATGGCGACGATATTCTGTGGCTTGGCACAAATAAAGGATTTGGCGTTTTAACGCAAAAAAATGACTTTAAACTGATTCAAGTTAACAGTGACAAAAACAGTCCGCTTTGGCAGAAAAACATCATCAACCTAAAAGAAATTAACGGAAAAGTTTATGTAGCTACAAATCTCGGATTGCTGATTTATGATCCACTAAGTGACAGTTTTTTAAAATCCGGAATTAATTCAGAGATACACCTTTTCAATACAAAAGTAAACGCAATCGTTTCTTATGGCCAGGAAATTATAGTTGGAACCGACAATAACCTTATTAAAATTAACGAAGCCAATAACCAAATTGAGCTCGATACTTTATTGCAGGGATTGATGATTAATGATATATTGACAGAAGCCTCCCATAATAACCTGATTCTTGGAACCAACAAAGGTATTTACTGTTTTAGCAATGGCATTTTTAAACCAATAGAAAATACCACACAATTTAATATTCTCGATATTACAACAGATAATGATGGCCGTTTATGGGCGGGAACAAACAAAGGTTTGTTATCCGTTTCGGCCGATTGCACAGAGCTACAATTGCATAACCAGCCGGGCAAGTATTGTTTAAGCTCGCACCTTGTTAGCTTTTTGGCCAACGATTCAAACGGAAATATTTGGGCAGGAACAACAAACAATGGGCTTAACCGAATTAATAGTAAAACTTTAACGGTTGAGCATTATTACCAAACCTTTAAAAACACTGGCAGATACGCCGAACAAAAGGCATCTGTTTTTCTGCAGCAAAAAAACGGTACCATTTGGGCTGGCGGTGAAAGACTTCACAGATTCAATCCGGAAGCCAATAAATTTGTGCCCATACCGGAGAATGATTTCCCATACAAGGAGATTTTAAGTTTGGAGGAAGACGATAACGAATACCTGTGGATTGGAACCTCCGACGGTCTGGTTTTATTTAACACACGAACAAATAATGCACAACTTTTTAGCTATTTACACGGCTTGCCAAATTTCGATTTTTCGGGTGGATCACTAAAATTATCATCGGGTAATTTACTTTTTGCAGGAAAAAAGGGAGCCATTATTTTCAACCCCGAATCGCTCAGCAAGAACACCGTTTCAAATAAAATAGCCATTACTGGCGCTACAGTTTTCGGGACGCGTATTTTCTTTTCTGCAAATAACGAATCACCAATTAAATTAAAATACAACCAGAATTTCTTTACGCTCGAGTTCTCAACAATGCAGTTTAGCGGTCTGAAACATGAGTATCAATACATGCTTGAAGGTGTTGACCCGGGTTGGGTGGAAACAAAAGACAATAGTGCCAGTTACACCAATATTCAACCCGGAAGTTATGCTTTCAAAATAAAATCGAATATTGGAGATCAGGAAGTAAACACCTTTTATCTTACTATTCGACCTCCATTCTGGAAAACATGGTGGTTTATTCTTATTACCATTGGTTTAGCATCTGGTTTTATTGCTTACTGGATTTCTACATTAACAAAAAAGCAAAAAACGGAAGAGCAAAGAATTATACTGGAGCACAAATTGCTTCAGTTGCAAATGAATCCACATTTTATTTTTAACGTTTTAATTGCCATTCAAAGTTTCATTTACAGAAATGACACGTATGAGTCGGGATTGTATCTTTCCAAATTTGCAAAACTCATGCGTATATTCCTTCAAAACTCAAGAAATGAATGGATTACACTTGCTAAAGAAATAGAATCGTTACAATACTATTTAAATCTGCAACAACTGCGGATTGAGGGCAAATTTGAATATACCGTGGAGTGTAAAAACATTCCTGATCCGGATTACATCCAAATTCCTCCAATGATTATTCAACCTTTTGTTGAGAATTCCATCGAACACGGGCTTGCAAACCTCCCCTACCCGGGCTTGATCCAGATTTCTTTCGAAACAAAAGAAAGTTGTCTTGAAGCAATTATCCGTGACAATGGCAACGGATATTATCCCAAAAAAGGAAAAGCCAAAACTCACGAGTCGATGGCCACTGAAATCATACAAAAACGGATTGAAATATTAAACAATAAAAAATGCAAAACCGGACTTACCATACACAACATAAATAACGAAGGGGAAACCGGAACTGAAGTGATGATAAGATTTCCTTATAAAGAAGAATTTTAA
- a CDS encoding LytTR family DNA-binding domain-containing protein, whose protein sequence is MDNSVIRTVIIDDEPRARETLNKMLRTYCKDVEIVGEGNNVKSGIEQIENLHPDVVFLDIRMPDGTGFDLLEQLNYLDFALVILTAYDEYALKAFKFSAIDYMLKPLDPEELINSVKKIKSSLNVENNQLKTLLENINNSFKPFQKLVLKTAESIYIVKTDDIIRIEAESNYCRFYIHNSPAIFISKTLKEYNKILQQSNFFRPHQSHLVNLNRIVRIDKQDGITIHMDDGSQVPVSFRKKDLLHAALSQLE, encoded by the coding sequence ATGGATAATTCAGTAATTCGCACCGTTATCATTGATGATGAACCCCGGGCTAGAGAAACCCTGAATAAAATGCTGCGAACTTATTGCAAAGATGTTGAGATTGTTGGCGAAGGAAATAATGTAAAAAGTGGAATTGAGCAGATAGAAAACCTGCATCCGGATGTTGTATTTCTTGATATTAGAATGCCGGATGGTACCGGTTTTGATCTTTTGGAACAGCTAAACTACCTTGATTTTGCATTGGTTATTTTAACCGCTTACGACGAATATGCGCTTAAAGCTTTTAAATTCTCAGCTATCGATTATATGTTGAAACCTCTCGATCCTGAAGAACTAATTAACTCGGTTAAAAAAATTAAAAGCAGCCTGAACGTAGAGAACAACCAGCTAAAAACATTACTTGAAAACATAAACAATTCGTTCAAACCTTTTCAAAAATTAGTGCTTAAAACGGCTGAATCAATTTATATCGTAAAAACCGACGATATCATCAGGATTGAGGCAGAAAGTAATTATTGTCGGTTTTATATTCATAACTCCCCCGCAATTTTTATTTCGAAGACCTTAAAAGAATACAATAAAATTTTGCAACAATCCAACTTTTTCCGACCTCATCAGTCACACCTCGTTAACCTGAACCGAATTGTGCGTATCGATAAACAGGATGGAATAACCATTCACATGGACGATGGGTCGCAAGTACCGGTATCGTTTCGTAAAAAAGATCTGTTACACGCAGCCCTTTCTCAACTGGAATAA
- the cas4 gene encoding CRISPR-associated protein Cas4, whose protein sequence is MSLTPSHIIEYLYCPRFTYFEYVLCIPQYEERHFKVEKGRQVHDLKLERNKEYLRKRIGVTEKYAEQYLTNNLLRGKLDEVLLLNDGTMAPLDYKFAKFEDRIYDTYRTQLECYAVLIESNFGKVVNKGFLVYTRSSNKLVEVEISEKSKQDIKQVCNEVVEVIENNKFPKATKYKQRCLGCTYRNICIK, encoded by the coding sequence ATGTCGCTTACACCATCACATATAATAGAGTACTTGTATTGTCCGAGGTTTACTTACTTCGAGTACGTTCTTTGTATTCCGCAATACGAAGAACGGCACTTTAAAGTTGAAAAGGGGAGGCAGGTGCACGATTTGAAACTGGAACGCAACAAAGAGTATTTACGAAAACGAATTGGCGTTACCGAAAAATATGCAGAACAGTATTTAACGAACAATTTGTTGCGTGGAAAACTTGATGAAGTGCTGCTATTAAATGATGGAACGATGGCGCCACTCGACTATAAATTTGCTAAATTTGAAGACCGGATTTATGATACTTACCGCACCCAGTTGGAATGTTATGCTGTTTTAATTGAGAGCAATTTTGGTAAGGTAGTAAACAAAGGATTTTTGGTTTATACCCGTTCGTCGAATAAATTGGTTGAAGTGGAAATAAGCGAAAAATCGAAGCAGGATATTAAACAAGTTTGTAATGAGGTGGTAGAAGTAATCGAAAACAATAAGTTCCCGAAAGCTACCAAATATAAACAACGATGTTTAGGTTGTACATACCGGAACATCTGTATAAAATAG
- the cas2 gene encoding CRISPR-associated endonuclease Cas2: protein MICWLLYDIKKDRSRTKVAKKCKLAGLYRVQKSVFLGSLDENQKDSLELEVEELIDEETDSVYIFPMSKNELRQTSLLGQAFDKKLVTDEVKAMFF from the coding sequence ATGATTTGCTGGTTATTATACGACATAAAAAAGGACAGGTCGCGAACCAAAGTAGCAAAGAAATGTAAGCTGGCAGGTTTGTACCGGGTGCAAAAATCGGTTTTTTTGGGCAGTCTGGACGAGAACCAAAAAGATTCTCTTGAACTGGAAGTAGAAGAACTGATTGACGAAGAAACAGATTCGGTATATATTTTCCCGATGAGTAAAAACGAACTCAGACAAACCTCTTTATTAGGACAGGCTTTCGATAAAAAACTGGTGACCGACGAAGTAAAAGCAATGTTTTTCTGA
- the cas1 gene encoding CRISPR-associated endonuclease Cas1 — protein sequence MQLVINTYGTYVHIKDKLFEVTLTIDGKKQKHHFASHKVTSILLSKGAAISTDAIILAMKNNIDILVFEYDGMPVGRFWHSKPGSTSRIRKQQLEASLNKIGVVWIQKWLAEKLGNQVDFLKRLKNHRPSNSELIQEKIDGILTLKSKIEKLEGDKIESVDSTIRGWEGTAGRMYFQTLSILLAERYKFEGRSFRPAKDPFNAFLNYAYGVLYSRIEKVLVVAGLDPYVGFMHRDDYNMKSMVFDFIEPYRTYADEVVFKLFSAKKVNDTHTTLITNGMSLNAEGKNLLMLALMKFLDEDKIRYKGRNQTRINAMQQDAHQFANSLIGKL from the coding sequence ATGCAATTAGTAATAAACACCTACGGAACGTATGTACATATAAAAGACAAGCTGTTTGAAGTTACACTAACAATAGATGGAAAGAAACAAAAGCACCATTTTGCAAGCCATAAAGTGACATCAATTTTATTGAGTAAAGGCGCAGCTATTAGCACCGATGCCATTATTTTGGCAATGAAGAACAACATTGATATTCTTGTTTTTGAGTACGATGGAATGCCAGTAGGTCGGTTTTGGCACAGTAAACCTGGCAGCACGTCGCGCATACGAAAACAACAATTGGAAGCAAGTTTGAACAAAATAGGAGTGGTTTGGATTCAAAAATGGCTGGCTGAAAAATTAGGGAACCAAGTAGACTTTTTAAAACGTCTAAAAAATCACCGACCATCAAACAGTGAACTTATTCAGGAAAAAATAGATGGTATTTTAACCTTAAAAAGTAAAATAGAAAAACTGGAAGGCGATAAAATTGAATCGGTGGACAGTACTATTCGGGGCTGGGAAGGAACGGCTGGCAGAATGTATTTTCAAACTTTAAGTATATTACTCGCCGAAAGATACAAATTTGAAGGTCGAAGTTTTCGCCCGGCAAAAGATCCATTTAATGCGTTTTTGAATTACGCTTACGGCGTATTATATAGCCGCATTGAAAAAGTATTAGTTGTAGCAGGTCTCGACCCTTATGTGGGATTTATGCACCGCGACGATTACAACATGAAAAGTATGGTTTTTGATTTTATTGAACCCTACCGTACTTATGCCGACGAGGTAGTTTTTAAACTCTTTTCGGCAAAAAAAGTAAACGACACGCACACCACATTAATAACCAATGGTATGAGCTTAAATGCTGAGGGGAAAAACCTGTTAATGCTTGCACTAATGAAGTTTTTGGATGAAGATAAGATTCGTTATAAAGGACGCAATCAAACCCGTATAAATGCCATGCAGCAGGATGCACATCAATTTGCGAACAGTTTAATAGGGAAGTTATGA
- a CDS encoding CRISPR-associated endonuclease Cas6 — translation MQITQTKIQFPDITLQPRDAHKLRGYFGNLFKEQSPLLHNHYADGKARYAYPLVQYKVIDNMPVLVGFQEGGELLVSLFLKIKEIDIEGNQFKVQAKNISQNKVELSLNKQLFNYTFKTLWMGLNQNNYRKYIQLNEETKTEFLNRQLQNNILSLYKGLSFRISERIMVVSRLNEKQTRFKDQTMIAFSGSFTSNALIPDLAGMGKAVSRGFGTVSIVK, via the coding sequence ATGCAAATAACACAAACCAAAATCCAGTTTCCCGATATTACGTTGCAACCCCGCGATGCGCATAAATTGCGTGGTTATTTTGGCAACTTATTTAAAGAGCAATCGCCGTTGTTGCACAACCATTATGCCGATGGGAAAGCGCGTTATGCGTACCCCTTAGTTCAGTACAAGGTAATCGATAATATGCCTGTTTTGGTGGGATTTCAGGAAGGTGGTGAGTTGTTGGTATCACTTTTCCTAAAAATAAAAGAAATTGATATTGAAGGGAACCAGTTTAAGGTTCAGGCGAAGAATATTTCTCAAAATAAAGTGGAATTATCGCTTAATAAGCAACTGTTTAACTATACATTTAAAACACTTTGGATGGGACTGAACCAGAATAATTATAGAAAGTATATACAATTAAACGAAGAAACAAAAACTGAATTCCTGAACCGGCAATTGCAAAATAATATCCTTAGTTTATACAAAGGGCTTTCGTTTCGCATATCGGAGCGTATTATGGTAGTTTCGCGATTAAACGAAAAACAAACACGCTTTAAAGACCAGACTATGATAGCATTTTCAGGCAGCTTTACAAGCAACGCCCTAATTCCTGATCTGGCAGGTATGGGCAAAGCTGTTAGCCGTGGTTTTGGAACAGTAAGCATAGTAAAGTAA
- the cas3 gene encoding CRISPR-associated helicase Cas3' — protein sequence MELLSHPEKTLNSHLSEVANVALETIKGKELNLSFNYDGEDVEVSELIIDLVYLSAAFHDLGKGTSFFQDYIRNLDKVHDKKKSHALLSAVFVFYVTDRFLETKRFNNELAKLLSSFTFSAVKRHHGRLGNLADEVLISSEWRNLLPELVQNINSEKIQELINSKISNYSFKIDWNSFVAFILNETYNDILEDFSFDILQESYSEIDSNSKITLFYIHQLIYSTLLFSDKNEVILSDTKTTVNQSNVIQNIEAYRESNGFNKPKSEINNLKNEAFYSSLGQLEKVFDKDQHIYSVTLPTGLGKTITAFNIADKMRKLAGFKNSKIIINIPFTSIIDQNFEVYADILNTHDTDVLLKHHHLAEPVYKTNEKVSDFFQSKFLIETWQSDTVVTTFVQLLETLLSCDKAKLMKFADLANSVILLDEIQTIPYEYWETIRESFKILGEKLNIYFILISATQPLIFTPGEDIIELVPDYKKYFLFFNRTKLIINGKIGFDEFKTTLLEYIQNNSTKDVLVIVNTKKAASETFKFICEELDTANIETYFLTTLITPYERKEIINRIKKTSNQQMVIISTQLVEAGVDISVDTVFRQLSPIDSIVQAAGRANRYNEKPGISEVYVYDIEDYRKSSNFVYGSDLLLKTENVLKGFREVEEKDYIQLIEKYFIEVRKQSDNTSQPILNAIKNLDFSLVDFELIENRKTESIYIQLNERAKEIWQEYLIICKTEKLTPWERDAVFSKIKTEFYDFVINVPIPYDSKMIDFDSEKLFNFYVSELNSPSQNYTYSSDDFTQNRGYVASENTTYIL from the coding sequence ATGGAACTATTATCACATCCTGAAAAAACTCTTAACTCGCATCTGTCAGAAGTTGCTAATGTGGCGCTTGAAACAATTAAAGGGAAGGAATTGAACCTTTCCTTTAATTATGACGGTGAAGATGTTGAAGTATCGGAACTAATAATTGATTTGGTTTATTTGTCGGCGGCTTTTCATGATTTGGGCAAAGGCACAAGTTTTTTTCAGGATTATATTCGGAATTTGGATAAAGTGCACGACAAGAAAAAAAGCCATGCATTGCTATCGGCAGTATTTGTTTTTTATGTGACTGACAGGTTTCTTGAAACTAAAAGATTTAACAATGAGCTTGCAAAGTTACTTTCTTCTTTTACTTTTTCTGCTGTAAAAAGGCACCACGGTCGTTTGGGAAATTTGGCTGATGAAGTTTTGATTAGTTCCGAATGGAGGAATCTTTTACCTGAACTCGTACAAAATATAAATTCTGAAAAGATTCAGGAATTGATAAATAGTAAAATTTCAAATTACAGTTTTAAAATAGATTGGAACAGTTTTGTAGCTTTTATTTTGAACGAAACATACAATGATATTTTGGAAGATTTCTCCTTTGATATACTTCAGGAAAGCTATTCCGAAATCGATTCAAATTCAAAAATTACTTTGTTTTATATCCATCAACTCATTTATTCAACCTTACTTTTTTCCGACAAAAATGAGGTTATTTTAAGTGACACTAAAACCACAGTTAATCAGTCAAATGTAATTCAAAACATCGAAGCGTACCGGGAAAGTAATGGTTTCAATAAACCTAAGTCAGAAATAAATAACCTCAAAAATGAGGCTTTTTATTCATCGCTTGGACAATTGGAAAAAGTATTTGATAAAGACCAGCATATTTATTCGGTAACACTGCCAACTGGTTTAGGAAAAACAATTACGGCATTTAACATTGCTGATAAAATGCGAAAATTGGCAGGTTTTAAAAATTCAAAAATTATAATAAATATTCCTTTTACGTCGATTATTGACCAAAATTTTGAAGTTTATGCCGACATTTTAAATACTCATGATACAGATGTTTTGTTGAAGCATCATCATTTAGCAGAACCTGTTTATAAAACAAACGAGAAAGTTTCCGACTTCTTTCAAAGTAAATTCTTAATTGAAACTTGGCAGTCCGATACTGTGGTTACCACTTTTGTACAGCTTCTTGAAACATTATTGTCGTGCGATAAAGCAAAATTGATGAAGTTTGCAGATTTGGCAAATTCGGTAATTCTACTCGATGAAATACAAACCATTCCCTATGAATATTGGGAAACCATACGCGAATCATTTAAAATATTAGGCGAAAAGTTAAACATCTATTTTATTTTGATTTCGGCAACACAGCCCTTAATTTTTACGCCGGGTGAAGATATTATTGAGTTGGTACCGGATTATAAAAAGTACTTCCTGTTTTTTAATCGTACGAAACTAATTATTAATGGTAAAATTGGTTTTGATGAATTTAAAACAACGCTTTTAGAGTACATTCAAAATAATTCAACAAAGGATGTTTTAGTAATTGTAAACACAAAAAAAGCAGCCAGTGAAACTTTTAAGTTTATTTGCGAAGAATTAGATACTGCAAATATTGAAACCTATTTTTTGACCACATTGATAACCCCTTACGAGCGAAAAGAAATCATTAATCGAATAAAGAAAACATCAAACCAACAAATGGTAATTATTTCAACCCAATTGGTTGAAGCTGGAGTTGATATTTCAGTTGATACTGTGTTTCGCCAGTTGTCTCCAATCGATTCAATTGTTCAGGCGGCAGGGCGTGCAAACCGTTACAACGAAAAACCCGGTATTTCAGAAGTGTATGTATATGACATTGAAGACTACCGAAAATCGAGCAATTTTGTTTATGGAAGTGATTTATTGCTGAAAACAGAAAATGTGTTGAAGGGATTTCGAGAAGTTGAAGAGAAAGACTACATTCAGTTAATTGAAAAATATTTTATTGAAGTAAGAAAGCAATCCGACAACACAAGTCAGCCGATATTAAATGCAATTAAAAACCTCGATTTCTCTTTGGTTGATTTTGAATTAATCGAGAATAGAAAAACCGAGTCAATTTATATTCAGTTAAATGAGAGGGCTAAAGAAATTTGGCAAGAATATTTAATTATTTGCAAAACCGAAAAATTAACCCCCTGGGAAAGGGATGCTGTATTTAGTAAAATAAAAACAGAGTTTTACGATTTTGTAATCAATGTTCCAATTCCATATGATTCAAAAATGATTGATTTTGATTCTGAGAAACTATTCAATTTTTATGTTTCGGAGCTAAATAGTCCCAGTCAGAACTACACTTATTCAAGTGACGACTTTACTCAAAATAGAGGTTACGTTGCCAGTGAAAATACAACCTATATTCTTTAA
- the cas5b gene encoding type I-B CRISPR-associated protein Cas5b yields MNSKEILIFDISSEYGHFRKYNTTTSPLTYSIPTRTAIAGFLGAILGMEREVADGVYPDGAIPVQEFFSKANSDIAVQIINPVKKENVAINLINTKKSFYDLTKAGRTQIEFELLKNVRYRIYFGLQNNETTFNELAERIKAKNHHFSPYLGLAQFTATIDFVDVIKTELIENTEKQFIEIATAVNLSKIKEEQPIDFDYSAMYSANNMPIEMNRNREVQEYSEVLIEKNGLPVKAKVENYYRILEYGNILFL; encoded by the coding sequence ATGAACTCTAAAGAAATCCTCATTTTCGATATTAGTAGCGAATATGGGCATTTCCGAAAGTACAATACAACCACTTCGCCACTTACGTATTCAATACCTACCCGAACGGCAATAGCTGGTTTTTTGGGTGCGATATTGGGAATGGAGCGGGAAGTGGCTGACGGTGTTTATCCCGATGGGGCAATTCCTGTTCAGGAATTTTTTTCGAAAGCGAATTCAGATATAGCAGTTCAAATAATCAATCCGGTTAAAAAAGAAAATGTGGCGATTAACTTAATCAACACAAAAAAATCATTCTATGATTTAACTAAAGCCGGACGAACGCAAATAGAATTTGAATTATTGAAAAATGTCCGGTATCGAATATATTTTGGTTTGCAAAACAATGAAACTACTTTCAACGAATTGGCTGAAAGAATAAAAGCAAAAAATCATCATTTTTCGCCTTATCTGGGTTTAGCGCAATTTACTGCTACAATAGATTTTGTAGATGTGATAAAAACTGAACTTATTGAAAATACGGAGAAACAATTTATTGAAATTGCTACGGCCGTTAATCTTTCTAAAATAAAAGAAGAACAACCCATCGATTTTGATTATTCAGCCATGTATTCTGCCAATAATATGCCCATTGAAATGAACCGAAACCGTGAAGTTCAAGAATATTCTGAGGTATTAATTGAAAAGAACGGCTTGCCTGTAAAAGCAAAAGTCGAAAACTACTATCGAATCTTAGAATATGGTAATATCTTATTCTTGTAA